The sequence AGGGTGCGGGACAGTGCTGCTGCAGCTTGAAGGGCAGCAAGCCAAAGGCAACCACAGTAGGCACTTACTCCACGAACTGTCCAAGCATCGTATGTTTGATCAGGAAAGCCATCATTCTCAATCATACCATCATCATCATGGTCAAACTGTTCCATGTATTCCATAGCAGTACAAACCGCAGGCCAGACATCCTTGCCAAATGACATGTCACCTGTTGCCGCGAAATCTCTGTAAACCTGTAGCACGAACTTGGGATTGAGATCTTTCCATCTACTTGTGTCGTGTATGTTGTACGCATTCAATTCATGCCAAGGATCATGGGCCCCAAGGTCATGGGCAACAGCACCGATTACTTTGCGAGTGCCCCAAGTACCATCAGCAAGAAATCTGACTCTACTTTTATCTTCGCGCAGAACAGCTGTAGCAAAATCACGTTGAATGCTCAGCTCAATCTTAGGAAACAGTTCCAGAAGAGCAAAAGAGGCATAGAAGTGTACATCATAAGTGCACCACATGAAGTACTCTATTCCTTCCAGGTATAAAAACTTCCCTACATTTTCCCTGTCATCAATTATATGTGGGGTAAAATCAATGAGTGGAACTGCAGAGTTACGACTGCTATGATGAAGTGGCAAATCATTGTCCTCAGATAGCCTTGAGTTCAACATTTCATCAGCATCAGCTATCAAAGATGCACTATCTGTGAGTAAAAAGAAACATATGCCAATAAAATAACATCATTAAATAAGTAATTAAGATGCTATATAACGTACGCATACAGAAAACTAGTCTAAGTACTAGCAccatcccaagggaagatatgatgggataaaaagaagtaaaaagaaaatcatgtgCTAGACAAAGAACTGTATTAACGTTTTTCCCAACTGAGCAAGCTTTTAGAACGATTTTCCTTCTTGTTCCAGAGTAACTTGGGTGAAGCAACTATCTTGCTACATAAAACAATAAGAGCTAGTTCATGAGGAACTATGCAATGTCTTTGTTCCAAAACAGCTGCACATTGCAATAGGACTATATTTGTATGGACcaataaatagaaataattgAGTTGTACTTCATTGCAAATTTTGTATGAATATTGATCCACAGAAAAATAAGATCCACACATTGAAAATTGAACTTTTTATCCTTTATACTATTCTCTCTCCAGATGGGACAATTGAAAATTGAAAGCAGGGataaacaaaaatacaaaatgttAGGATGGTTTGCTGTTGACACTTGCAGTTGGGATGCAGGTAAGGACATTTCCGTAAGAAACCACTGACATAAACAACTTGCtttttgtctccaaaaaaatgaaaaactgaATAGTAATTCAATTCCAGTGGTTTTTATGTTCAAATCCCTCGAGTTTACTATATGGCTTGCAACAATAATCTGCCTAAGAGAAGGGAAAATGAAAACAGTAGTAGTAGGAAGCCTAAGCGAGACATACATACCTATCCAAACAGTTCCTCCAGCAACTAGGAAGTACAGCTCATTAAAGAGAGTAACCTTGTACCTGCAAGAATTTAAGAACCATAAAGCACAAGGATTATTATCTTTTGTGTAGACTAATGAAAACTAAGATATTAACACAAAGCTCTATAGAAGATAATACTGCCTTGCAGCAGCCAACTGGTAAGTCATATACAAGTACACACCACTCTGGAAACCTCTCATCATGGAGAATTGGGTTCTGCCACttatcaatctcctcttcccaGTGCTTATACTCTGGCAATCATATCAATAGACATATTTTCATAAGGGCGTAACAGGATAAAGAAATACATATCAAATGGGATGAAAGTAGCAGTTGGATGAATCATTATAATCACCATAATGCTAAATCTATCTTAATATTTGCAAAGATGTGTATATAATGTATAATAGAAGTTTATGGAAAACATACTCATCAAAGCATCTTGCACCAAGTTTATAGCTGACCTTGGAGAAGTCCCATAAAATTTTGTATACCTCCTGCCAGCAGGGAATTAAATAGAATTTTATTTAACTAGTGGATCTTGTAAAAAAACAGATATTTTGGCTATAGAAATATAAATGCACATAATTTCAACCAGCTTAGAAGgccaaaaaagaagataaacaaaTGAAAGGTATATTCtgtaaaattaataaaattcaGGGAGCAATTCAAGAAGACTGCTGTGTGGCTTGGTAGGTGATACACAGATCTCCTGCATGTTCAAGATAAAATGCATATAGATATACAAATTAGTTAATGACATGCAATAGTATACATGGAGGGTTGTGCAATATGAGTTCAATGTTTTATATACATTCATTAATAAATCAAACACTGTTACTTATATTCGTAGACATCTTTGTTTGAATTAACATGATTATCGCCATACATAAGAAATTAATGTTGCATAAGTTACCTGTAGTATGCATTTCCCTTCTTAAATTTGACCTTAGGGGATGACCAAGCCAGGGAAAATACAACTGTACATCTTCCATGTGGTTCAACCCAGGTGGATGCACAAACTGCTGCACAAACTGTATCACCCAGTGAAGAAGGCATGCTAGGGCCGGCACTGAAATTATCTCGGTCGAAGCAACCATCCTTTAAACATTTAGATGGTATGATAGACAGTCTCAGTCATTGTTTCATTGATATGACAGTGTCAGTCATCAATAAGATACATTAGTGTAACAAAAGAATTCCCATATTCAGAGTAGGAATGTGCAATAAAATATATCAAGGGGATAATCACCTGGCTCAATGTGCCCCACATTTCCCTAGCTGTAACGGAACTTTCTCCAGAAAGCCCAAAAGCAGGCAACACAGTGACATTTACATTTTGGTTCTCACATGCTGCAACAGCAAAAGTTACAGGAGGATTATTGTTGGCAGTCCTGCAATGGTAGGAATACCTAATCAGGAATAAAAATGATATTGCTCATATTATTAGAACGCATACAAAAACATAGGTGCATATCTACAAATAATTTCTTGCTTCCCAGTACAAACATAGCACAGACATTATGGTATTGTTCCAAATTGTATCAGAGTGAACCAGTAGAGGAATAGTATTGCAAACAATGACAAACTACTAGCTCTTAATCTCTGTGGCACTTATCAGTGCCAAAGGAGATTTGCCAAACAACCATAGCAAGAAGAGTGATCAGCAGACAATGACTTGCTTGTGATGTAGAAGCACGCCAGAAACTCCATTTTCTCCTCTGCATGTTAACAGCACATTAATAATTTCACTTTATTGCAGACAAGATATTGATTAAGTTTTAATGCTTTAGTTAAGTTCTACAAAGTACTGACATAAATGGCTCATTTACATGACCGCCGGAATGATGGGAAAGCCCTCCAATAGAATTCTGGGGTAGATTCAAGAATGGAATGCAATTAGATGCAACACTAACAGAAAACCCAAATTAAATTTGCACATTAAAGTAAAAAAGTAGTTATTACCGCCCAGGTCATTACGAGGCTGACTTTTGCCCTTTCTTTACCAGTGTTCACTATCTGCAATTTcatatccataaaaaaaaataatgtcaaTGAAGGAACTGGTGATAGTGGCATTTTGTTGGTCAGTATTCTGCACGCGATTTGTGTGTATCTTTGTAATTTAATTATATCACCCATAATTGTGGGTTGTGCTAATTCTCTATGGTTTATTGAGCAAATGAAAATGTCGATGCAAGTCCATTTTAGTTTTCTGGGTTTAGAACTTGCGATACATGTATGTAGCTTTGTTTATTCTGACCAGTTGCAATGCATGTGCTCTAAACTAGTGCGAGCAAAATATTAAATACTTAATCAGCTAAACAGAATAAAGTGTCAAACATGCTAGCAATAAACACTAAACAAGCACCTTTCAGGTTTAACATACTCAGTATCCTGTTCTTGAAAACACATTCCTATAAGTAATGAATACTTACAGTGTAAACAAAAACAGAGGTAGGAAGACTGCTCTCTTGATAGTTATGGGGAATAAAAGGAGATATTTGACGGCAAGATACTTTCAATTCAGGATCAGGTTCACCTTTAAACAAACCGAAGAAGTTGTCAGTAATATCCTCATGCTTGCAATATTATGGACAATGAGCCTAATTATTATACAGAAAAGCAGTTAGCTTGTTAAAAAAGGCTCCACTGCTATGTACACTTATCCATGGGCgattagtacttaattaatagCACTGAAAGTCATAAAGCTAACTAAAGCAATGTTTGTAATTATCAAGTTCATCTTATAGCTTTGGGTTATTTCTATAACAAGGAATGAGTAGGTACCATCATAGACAGTCCATGCTCGAGGAAACAACGCATGGTATGTAGAACGATCACCTCTTAGTTTCCAATCCCAGGATGATATACCATCATCATTAGATTTCCTGGACCAAGAAACATAAAAATAACCGGCCAATTGCTTCATATGGACTATGATTGCTATATATTTTACATAAAAGCATACATGAAAATATTTCAGGTAGATCCATTTAGTCAACGTCCAGATGAAGTTTCATACTAAATATACTATATTGATGATCAGGGAGAGAGTCGTACTTTAAACTATCATGCTGACCAGGAGCTAAAACAGAGGAGTATTTTTTGTTTCCTCCTCGAGTTATAAAGATCTGCAGTAATTAaagatatgatgaaaaaattgttAATGCTTTCTTCAGTTAATCTTTGTATTTCACAGCAACATCATGCTTGATACACTGTCAAGAGAATATCAGAATAGTCAATACTGAATGATTGAATATACTTCCAGTGATATGTTAAGTGGCTTACAACATAAGGGAGCTGCTGAATATGATAAATAATTATTTGATGAGTGGAACACATAATGTAACATCCAAAGTTCTAAAGAACTATTAGCAAAGCCCTCAattgaaaataattttctattaaTTATAATATAAGTGTGTATTTTAGTTCAGTTGTTCCTAATTGATTTTCATGGAACAAAATCACCATTTACTTGACAGTTAACATTAAATGTGTGCATAAAATGTAAAAGAAGTAAAATGTTGATAGTGTATCATAACAAAAATATCTAATAATTCAATCAAACAATAAAGTATACTGATACAGATTTCCCTCATTTCATATTGAACAcattgctttaagattcgttaagttttttaagtagtacACTGAAGCATGGCCATCAAACTAGAAGTATGTTGCTAAGAATATGACAAGTTCAGCGGAGTGAAATTGTCTCACGAGTTACCGAAAATTGGTTTGCTATGACTGGTGACATTTCACATGAACCTGGGATTATCTGCCAATGTTTAAATTCTCCTCTGAACCCTCTTGAAATGCTACCGCTCCTGCTCAAATGGTGCAAATTAAATGATCTTGACAACAGAAAGAATCGAAGGATTGACAGCAAAGCAATCATCACTTAGTACACACCCCATCCCACCAAGAGGTACACCTTGCGAGGCTGAAGGTTTGTCGCTCTCCCTCGTGAATGGGTCAATTGGTGCTTTCTGATAATTATTAAGTTTCAAGTTAGAAGTGCCATAAAAAAGAAGCACAAAGTAAAGGCGCAGGATTTAACTTATACAGTACAGTTGATGGTATGACACATAATCAGCATATTACCCTTCCATGAGAAGCTTCTTCCCGAATATATGACCAAAGGCGCAGACCAAGTTTCATCTAATAGTCACGAGGAGACACAACTCAATCATGTTGACATACATAACCAGATAATCTTAAGATTTCAGCAGAATGAAGAGCAATCACAGCCAGAATTTCCATGAACTGGGAATGCTGACAATTGCAGTTCCTGTACCATCTTAATTGCTTCTCTAAAGGTAACATTGAACTCCTTCAGTCTATTGGCATGACTACTTAGTTTTCTTCTCCAAGCATATTCTGATGGTGAGCCATCATCAAAGTCCAGCTGCAGTATTCCAAAAGGAAATCACAAAATGAAGTCAGTTATGAAAGAAGTCAAACAAAACAATATGATCTCACAAATCCATGTCATATTGTGTTATTCTTGGCATACATTTTACCAGAACTAGTTGATTTTCCATTGTAAAAGAGTAAAGATATAACTGATGAATAGGTGCAACTTTAGGTACTACAATCGTCAGCCAAATAAGCACTTCACATCCATCGAAAATTGAAAATGAAAAGGGACAGATACCCTATATCATAATCAGCAAGGTAGTAACAGACTTGACACAGATAATAAAACAGGTAAACTAACTATACAATTTACACTTGTTAGCGAAACCTCTCTAAGTTGGAGAATGCAGTAACAAGTAACAACATAATATCACAATCTTGTTACTTTCGCAATATGAACTAAACAATCTTTATAGCCGATTTTCATATTACAAGGAAAGAAAACACCACTGCTAATGAGAGCATttgaggggagaaaaaaaaaaggaaggggtAAAGCTCTCACCAATTGCAGGGTGCTCCTGCTCACGAGATCACCGGCACGCCATGAGCGCTTCCTCCGGTAGAACATGTTGCTGCTCACCATTGCTCTCCCGTCGCCAAAAGCCCAAGATTATCgcagagaaggaaaaaaaacaaattttcacAAAATCTCAAACTGCCCCAGTTGGATAAAGTCCTGAGATAACCGAACGGTCCTGAAATAACGAAACTCGCAGAAATGAAACCCACAAATACACGACACAAGGACAAATTTTGAACGGGAAGCAACCAAGAATTCGAGCAGATTAAAACGACAGCACCTAAACTTCTATTACCAAAGTAtcagcccaaaaaaaaaactttaaaatcgcTCACAAATTTACccagcagaaaaaaaaaccagaaaaattCAAATCAAACTACCGACCTGAACTCGAATCAAATTAGGCAAGAAGAAGGTACTCTCTCTCTtcaataaaaatcaaattaggGAAAGGAGCGGATACAGGGAATCTCCTACTGGAAGAAATCGGGAAGAACCCTCGAGCTGTACCCACGGGAATGGACGGCCAGCTCGAGGGGGAAGCTACGAGAAAGCTCgaatctttttttcccctcgtgacgaggaagagaagaggggaagaagtaAGAAATCTTTGACGATTTACTAATCCCGCCGTCgctttcgctgctcctcctcttccatcTTCTCATCCCTGCGAAGCTTTATTAGCAGTTAAGCTAAGTGAGTGCAGCGTATAATAAATTGCAAGCAAATTAACTGCAGGATTAGTGAGGCTAGGCACCAGGGCCGCCACATCAGCCGGGCAGGTGTCCCAGCAGCGACCAAATCAACAAAGCGAAGGCCATCATTTCGTTGAGCTCACCGGCTGGGCAATGTAAAAAGAGGGGAGCTTTttgacctcgccggcggcgacgtggcgtgTTCTGGGTGTCGCTAACGGCGGACGGCTGATTAATTTTTGTTGCGCATATGGGAAGGAAGGAAGCCACAACATATTCTTGGAGTAAGCTGGGGAGGCGGCTTCCAGTTCCCGCAGGATTGGGAAATGGATTGCTTCGTCTTTGGAGCACAAAACTTTGGAAATATTTGAATGTGACGAAGCTAACAGGGGTGTGTCGGTGTTCGGTTTTTCGATCATTTcgatctttaaaaaataaagatcgAATTTTAACGAAAAATGTCGGGACCAACAAATTCGATTTCGGTTTTGGTCTAACCTaaattcaacaatattttcatatatacaaagaaataatgaaaatttttaacacaaaaaatTCCGTATAAACgtatgagtaaagactcttgTTAGGTTGCATATCTAGAAAAAGTAA is a genomic window of Oryza glaberrima chromosome 7, OglaRS2, whole genome shotgun sequence containing:
- the LOC127779204 gene encoding uncharacterized protein LOC127779204 isoform X2, which produces MVSSNMFYRRKRSWRAGDLVSRSTLQLLDFDDGSPSEYAWRRKLSSHANRLKEFNVTFREAIKMMKLGLRLWSYIREEASHGRKAPIDPFTRESDKPSASQGVPLGGMGSGSISRGFRGEFKHWQIIPGSCEMSPVIANQFSIFITRGGNKKYSSVLAPGQHDSLKKSNDDGISSWDWKLRGDRSTYHALFPRAWTVYDGEPDPELKVSCRQISPFIPHNYQESSLPTSVFVYTIVNTGKERAKVSLVMTWANSIGGLSHHSGGHVNEPFIGENGVSGVLLHHKTANNNPPVTFAVAACENQNVNVTVLPAFGLSGESSVTAREMWGTLSQDGCFDRDNFSAGPSMPSSLGDTVCAAVCASTWVEPHGRCTVVFSLAWSSPKVKFKKGNAYYRRYTKFYGTSPRSAINLVQDALMKYKHWEEEIDKWQNPILHDERFPEWYKVTLFNELYFLVAGGTVWIADADEMLNSRLSEDNDLPLHHSSRNSAVPLIDFTPHIIDDRENVGKFLYLEGIEYFMWCTYDVHFYASFALLELFPKIELSIQRDFATAVLREDKSRVRFLADGTWGTRKVIGAVAHDLGAHDPWHELNAYNIHDTSRWKDLNPKFVLQVYRDFAATGDMSFGKDVWPAVCTAMEYMEQFDHDDDGMIENDGFPDQTYDAWTVRGVSAYCGCLWLAALQAAAALSRTLGHHDYAERCMLKFAKAKPVFEAKLWNGSYFNYDSGTSYNSRSIHADQLAGQWYTASSGLPPLFDEGRIKCTLQKIFDYNVMRVKGGRMGAVNGMHPNGKVDETCMQSREIWTGVTYSLAATMLLHGMDNQAFATAEGIFIAGWSEEGYGYWFQTPEAWTIDGHYRSLIYMRPLAIWAMQYALSPPRTILEAPRVNTMDRTSYISPSTLQFLQDSVRKMTPKNSCFGSNPSNCEC
- the LOC127779204 gene encoding uncharacterized protein LOC127779204 isoform X1: MVSSNMFYRRKRSWRAGDLVSRSTLQLLDFDDGSPSEYAWRRKLSSHANRLKEFNVTFREAIKMMKLGLRLWSYIREEASHGRKAPIDPFTRESDKPSASQGVPLGGMGSGSISRGFRGEFKHWQIIPGSCEMSPVIANQFSIFITRGGNKKYSSVLAPGQHDSLKKSNDDGISSWDWKLRGDRSTYHALFPRAWTVYDGEPDPELKVSCRQISPFIPHNYQESSLPTSVFVYTIVNTGKERAKVSLVMTWANSIGGLSHHSGGHVNEPFIGENGVSGVLLHHKTANNNPPVTFAVAACENQNVNVTVLPAFGLSGESSVTAREMWGTLSQDGCFDRDNFSAGPSMPSSLGDTVCAAVCASTWVEPHGRCTVVFSLAWSSPKVKFKKGNAYYRRYTKFYGTSPRSAINLVQDALMKYKHWEEEIDKWQNPILHDERFPEWYKVTLFNELYFLVAGGTVWIDSASLIADADEMLNSRLSEDNDLPLHHSSRNSAVPLIDFTPHIIDDRENVGKFLYLEGIEYFMWCTYDVHFYASFALLELFPKIELSIQRDFATAVLREDKSRVRFLADGTWGTRKVIGAVAHDLGAHDPWHELNAYNIHDTSRWKDLNPKFVLQVYRDFAATGDMSFGKDVWPAVCTAMEYMEQFDHDDDGMIENDGFPDQTYDAWTVRGVSAYCGCLWLAALQAAAALSRTLGHHDYAERCMLKFAKAKPVFEAKLWNGSYFNYDSGTSYNSRSIHADQLAGQWYTASSGLPPLFDEGRIKCTLQKIFDYNVMRVKGGRMGAVNGMHPNGKVDETCMQSREIWTGVTYSLAATMLLHGMDNQAFATAEGIFIAGWSEEGYGYWFQTPEAWTIDGHYRSLIYMRPLAIWAMQYALSPPRTILEAPRVNTMDRTSYISPSTLQFLQDSVRKMTPKNSCFGSNPSNCEC
- the LOC127779204 gene encoding uncharacterized protein LOC127779204 isoform X3 yields the protein MSPVIANQFSIFITRGGNKKYSSVLAPGQHDSLKKSNDDGISSWDWKLRGDRSTYHALFPRAWTVYDGEPDPELKVSCRQISPFIPHNYQESSLPTSVFVYTIVNTGKERAKVSLVMTWANSIGGLSHHSGGHVNEPFIGENGVSGVLLHHKTANNNPPVTFAVAACENQNVNVTVLPAFGLSGESSVTAREMWGTLSQDGCFDRDNFSAGPSMPSSLGDTVCAAVCASTWVEPHGRCTVVFSLAWSSPKVKFKKGNAYYRRYTKFYGTSPRSAINLVQDALMKYKHWEEEIDKWQNPILHDERFPEWYKVTLFNELYFLVAGGTVWIDSASLIADADEMLNSRLSEDNDLPLHHSSRNSAVPLIDFTPHIIDDRENVGKFLYLEGIEYFMWCTYDVHFYASFALLELFPKIELSIQRDFATAVLREDKSRVRFLADGTWGTRKVIGAVAHDLGAHDPWHELNAYNIHDTSRWKDLNPKFVLQVYRDFAATGDMSFGKDVWPAVCTAMEYMEQFDHDDDGMIENDGFPDQTYDAWTVRGVSAYCGCLWLAALQAAAALSRTLGHHDYAERCMLKFAKAKPVFEAKLWNGSYFNYDSGTSYNSRSIHADQLAGQWYTASSGLPPLFDEGRIKCTLQKIFDYNVMRVKGGRMGAVNGMHPNGKVDETCMQSREIWTGVTYSLAATMLLHGMDNQAFATAEGIFIAGWSEEGYGYWFQTPEAWTIDGHYRSLIYMRPLAIWAMQYALSPPRTILEAPRVNTMDRTSYISPSTLQFLQDSVRKMTPKNSCFGSNPSNCEC